The Hyperolius riggenbachi isolate aHypRig1 chromosome 3, aHypRig1.pri, whole genome shotgun sequence genome window below encodes:
- the LOC137561301 gene encoding cytochrome P450 1A5-like — protein MYLVSNPETQTKLHNELDQVIGRDRRPKVSDRSQLPYTEAFILEMFRHSSFLPFTIPHCTTTDTVLNGYFIPKGRCVMINQWQVNHDPNLWKDPFSFCPERFLNADGSSLNKIEMEKVLIFGLGKRRCLGEAIGRVEVFLFLTTLLQQMQFSIPDGEKLDMSPLYGLTMKHKRCPLIARLRFPTASQ, from the exons ATGTATCTCGTGTCAAATCCTGAAACACAAACCAAACTACACAATGAGCTGG ATCAGGTCATTGGCAGAGATCGGAGGCCAAAGGTGTCAGACAGATCTCAGCTTCCCTATACAGAAGCCTTCATCTTAGAGATGTTCCGCCattcctccttccttccctttaCAATTCCACACTG CACAACCACTGACACAGTGCTCAATGGATACTTTATCCCCAAGGGTAGATGTGTGATGATCAACCAGTGGCAAGTGAACCATGACCC GAATCTGTGGAAGGATCCATTCAGCTTCTGCCCAGAACGATTCCTGAATGCAGATGGCTCCTCATTAAACAAAATAGAGATGGAGAAGGTCCTGATTTTTGGTCTGGGCAAGAGAAGGTGTCTCGGTGAAGCTATTggaagagtggaagttttccttTTTCTAACCACCCTGCTCCAGCAGATGCAATTTTCCATACCCGATGGGGAGAAGCTGGACATGTCTCCTCTATATGGACTGACAATGAAGCACAAACGCTGTCCCCTGATTGCCAGACTCCGCTTCCCAACAGCCTCCCAGTAG